From a region of the Corallococcus coralloides DSM 2259 genome:
- a CDS encoding methylmalonyl-CoA mutase family protein, which translates to MRHPQPTTAPQPYRPRHHVRIVTAASLFDGHDAAINVMRRLMQSSGAEIIHLGHNRSVAEIVDCAIQEDAQGIALTSYQGGHVEYFKYMIDLLRERGANIKVFGGGGGTILPTEIDELHKYGVARIYSPDDGRAMGLQGMIDDLISQCDFEKRPSDFKGLLKAPLPREPERIASLITIAENFADAGEELRTALKDAGTDAPRVPVLGITGTGGAGKSSLVDELVRRFLADFPDKTLAVLSVDPSKRKSGGALLGDRIRMNAIDNPRVYMRSMATRQSNLALSRHVAHSIEVCKAAGFDLIVVETSGIGQSDTEITEHSDVALYVMTAEYGAATQLEKIDMLDFADVIAINKFDKRGSLDALRDVKKQWKRNHNAFTLADDAVPVYGTIASQFNDPGMNTLYRAIIDALVKKTGAKLDSRFSLTPGMSEKKWIIPPDRTRYLAEIVEACEGYDGFARAQAAIARRMYQLHGTIQALRQNVGKKKLEIVEPKSADDVVQVTERVEGEPAYLGDLVALYQDLESRLHADCRRLLAEWPATKKRYAASKYQFQVRDKVIELDLISETLSHLRVPKIALPKYEDWGDILTWLLRENAPGAFPFTAGVFPLKREGEDPARMFAGEGGPERTNKRFHYVSRGLPAKRLSTAFDSVTLYGEDPDHRPDIYGKVGNSGVSIANVDDAKKLYSGFDLADPSTSVSMTINGPAPMLLGFFLNAAVDQQCEKWIRANGKVDEVEKKIEALYQERGLPRPRYQGELPQGNDGLGLLLLGVSGDEVLPADVYAKIRASTLQAVRGTVQADILKEDQAQNTCIFSTEFALRVMGDIQQYFIDQKVRNFYSVSISGYHIAEAGANPISQLAFTLANGFTFVEYYLSRGMHIDDFAPNLSFFFSNGMDPEYAVLGRVARRIWAKAIRDKYGGNDRSQKLKYHIQTSGRSLHAQEIAFNDIRTTLQALLALNDNCNSLHTNAYDEAITTPTEESVRRALAIQLVINKEFGLSKNENPNQGSFIIEELTDLVEAAVLNEFRAISERGGVLGAMERMYQRSKIQEESLYYETLKHDGTLPIIGVNTFLDPKGSPTVTPPEVIRATKEEKDYAITARDAFWKRNAKTAPAALEAVRRAALDNGNVFGALMDACKVCTLGQLSRALYEVGGQYRRNM; encoded by the coding sequence GTGCGACACCCCCAACCGACCACCGCTCCCCAGCCGTACCGGCCCCGCCACCACGTCCGCATCGTCACGGCCGCCAGCCTCTTTGACGGACACGACGCGGCCATCAACGTGATGCGCCGCCTGATGCAGTCCTCCGGCGCGGAGATCATCCACCTGGGCCACAACCGGTCCGTGGCGGAGATCGTCGACTGCGCCATCCAGGAGGACGCCCAGGGCATCGCCCTCACGTCCTACCAGGGCGGCCACGTCGAGTACTTCAAGTACATGATTGATTTGCTGCGCGAGCGCGGCGCGAACATCAAGGTGTTCGGCGGCGGCGGCGGCACCATCCTCCCCACGGAAATCGACGAGCTGCACAAGTACGGCGTCGCGCGCATCTATTCCCCGGATGACGGCCGCGCCATGGGCCTGCAGGGGATGATCGACGACCTCATCTCCCAATGTGACTTCGAGAAGCGCCCGTCCGACTTCAAGGGCCTGCTCAAGGCCCCGCTGCCGCGCGAGCCGGAGCGCATCGCGTCGCTCATCACCATCGCGGAGAACTTCGCGGACGCGGGCGAAGAGCTGCGCACCGCGCTGAAGGACGCCGGCACGGACGCGCCCCGGGTGCCCGTGCTGGGCATCACCGGCACGGGCGGCGCCGGCAAGTCCAGCCTGGTGGACGAGCTGGTGCGCCGCTTCCTGGCGGACTTCCCGGACAAGACCCTGGCGGTGCTCTCCGTGGATCCGTCCAAGCGCAAGTCCGGCGGCGCGCTCCTGGGCGACCGCATCCGCATGAACGCCATCGACAACCCGCGCGTCTACATGCGCTCGATGGCCACCCGCCAGAGCAACCTGGCCCTGTCCCGGCACGTCGCCCACTCCATTGAGGTCTGCAAGGCGGCGGGCTTCGACCTCATCGTGGTGGAGACCTCCGGCATCGGTCAGTCGGACACCGAAATCACCGAGCACTCGGACGTGGCGCTCTACGTGATGACGGCCGAGTACGGCGCGGCGACGCAGCTCGAGAAGATCGACATGCTCGACTTCGCGGACGTCATCGCCATCAACAAGTTCGACAAGCGCGGGTCGCTGGACGCGCTGCGCGACGTGAAGAAGCAGTGGAAGCGCAACCACAACGCCTTCACCCTGGCCGATGATGCGGTGCCCGTGTACGGCACCATCGCGTCGCAGTTCAACGACCCGGGCATGAACACGCTCTACCGGGCCATCATCGACGCGCTGGTGAAGAAGACGGGCGCGAAGCTGGACAGCCGGTTCTCCCTCACGCCCGGCATGAGCGAGAAGAAGTGGATCATCCCCCCGGACCGCACGCGCTACCTGGCCGAGATTGTCGAAGCCTGCGAGGGCTACGACGGCTTCGCTCGCGCCCAGGCCGCCATCGCTCGGCGCATGTACCAGCTGCACGGCACCATCCAGGCCCTGCGCCAGAACGTGGGGAAGAAGAAGCTGGAGATCGTCGAGCCGAAGAGCGCGGACGACGTGGTGCAGGTGACGGAGCGCGTGGAGGGCGAGCCCGCGTACCTGGGGGACCTGGTGGCGCTGTACCAGGACCTGGAGAGCCGCCTGCACGCGGACTGCCGGCGCCTGCTGGCCGAGTGGCCCGCGACGAAGAAGCGCTACGCCGCGTCCAAGTACCAGTTCCAGGTGCGCGACAAGGTCATCGAGCTGGACCTCATCTCGGAGACGCTGTCGCACCTGCGCGTGCCCAAGATTGCCCTGCCCAAGTATGAGGACTGGGGCGACATCCTGACGTGGCTGCTGCGGGAGAACGCGCCGGGCGCCTTCCCGTTCACCGCGGGCGTCTTCCCGCTCAAGCGCGAGGGCGAGGACCCCGCGCGCATGTTCGCGGGCGAGGGCGGCCCGGAGCGCACCAACAAGCGCTTCCACTACGTGTCGCGCGGCCTGCCGGCGAAGCGCCTGTCCACGGCGTTCGACTCGGTGACGCTGTACGGCGAGGACCCGGACCACCGGCCGGACATCTACGGCAAGGTGGGCAACTCGGGTGTGTCCATCGCGAACGTGGACGACGCGAAGAAACTCTATTCCGGCTTCGACCTGGCGGACCCGTCCACGTCCGTGTCCATGACCATCAACGGCCCGGCGCCCATGCTGCTGGGCTTCTTCCTCAACGCCGCGGTGGATCAGCAGTGCGAGAAGTGGATCCGCGCCAACGGCAAGGTGGACGAGGTCGAGAAGAAGATTGAAGCGCTCTACCAGGAGCGTGGCCTGCCGCGTCCGCGCTACCAGGGCGAATTGCCCCAGGGCAACGACGGGCTGGGCCTGCTCTTGCTGGGCGTGTCGGGTGACGAAGTGCTGCCGGCGGATGTCTACGCGAAGATCCGCGCGTCCACGCTCCAGGCGGTGCGCGGCACGGTGCAGGCGGACATCCTCAAGGAGGACCAGGCGCAGAACACCTGCATCTTCTCCACGGAGTTCGCCCTGCGCGTGATGGGCGACATCCAGCAGTACTTCATCGACCAGAAGGTGCGGAACTTCTACTCGGTGTCGATTTCCGGGTACCACATCGCGGAGGCCGGGGCGAACCCCATCTCCCAGCTGGCCTTCACGCTGGCCAACGGCTTCACCTTCGTCGAGTACTACCTGTCGCGCGGGATGCACATCGACGACTTCGCGCCCAACCTGTCGTTCTTCTTCTCCAACGGCATGGACCCCGAGTACGCGGTGCTGGGGCGCGTGGCCCGCCGCATCTGGGCCAAGGCCATCCGGGACAAGTACGGCGGCAACGACCGGTCGCAGAAGCTGAAGTATCACATCCAGACGTCCGGCCGGTCCCTGCACGCGCAGGAGATTGCCTTCAACGACATCCGCACCACGCTGCAGGCGTTGCTCGCGCTCAACGACAACTGCAATTCGTTGCACACGAACGCCTACGACGAGGCCATCACCACGCCCACGGAGGAGAGCGTGCGGCGCGCGCTGGCCATCCAGCTGGTCATCAACAAGGAGTTCGGCCTGTCGAAGAACGAGAACCCCAACCAGGGCTCGTTCATCATCGAGGAGCTGACGGACCTGGTGGAGGCGGCGGTGCTCAACGAGTTCCGCGCCATCTCCGAGCGCGGCGGCGTGCTGGGCGCGATGGAGCGCATGTACCAGCGCTCCAAGATTCAAGAGGAGTCGCTCTACTACGAGACGCTCAAGCACGACGGGACGCTGCCCATCATCGGGGTGAACACCTTCCTGGACCCCAAGGGTTCCCCCACGGTGACGCCGCCGGAGGTCATCCGCGCGACGAAGGAGGAGAAGGACTACGCCATCACCGCGCGTGACGCCTTCTGGAAGCGCAACGCGAAGACGGCGCCCGCGGCGCTGGAGGCGGTGCGCCGCGCGGCCCTGGACAACGGCAACGTGTTCGGCGCGCTGATGGACGCCTGCAAGGTGTGCACGCTGGGCCAGCTGTCCCGCGCGCTGTACGAGGTGGGCGGCCAGTACCGGCGCAACATGTGA
- a CDS encoding SDR family oxidoreductase, whose product MTTDIQGKVVAITGASSGIGEATARLLASQGAKVVMGARRTDRLEALTGELRTKGGEVRYRPLDVTKREDVEGFVDFTLKEFGRLDVLINNAGVMPLSKLEELKVDEWNRMIDVNIRGVLHGIAAGLPVMKRQKSGQFINLSSIGGHAVSPTAAVYCATKFAVMAISEGLRQEVGADIRVTVISPGVTQSELADTISDPASREYMREFRKDAIPADAIARAIRYAISQPADVDVSEIIIRPTSSPY is encoded by the coding sequence ATGACGACGGACATCCAGGGCAAGGTGGTGGCCATCACGGGAGCGAGCAGCGGCATTGGCGAGGCGACGGCCCGCCTGCTCGCCAGCCAGGGGGCGAAGGTGGTGATGGGCGCGCGCCGGACGGACCGGCTGGAGGCGCTGACGGGCGAATTGAGGACGAAGGGCGGCGAGGTGCGCTACCGGCCGCTGGACGTGACGAAGCGCGAGGACGTGGAGGGCTTCGTGGACTTCACGCTGAAGGAGTTCGGGCGGCTGGACGTGCTCATCAACAACGCGGGGGTGATGCCGCTGTCCAAGCTGGAGGAGCTGAAGGTGGACGAGTGGAACCGGATGATCGACGTGAACATCCGGGGCGTGCTGCACGGCATTGCCGCGGGGCTGCCGGTGATGAAGCGCCAGAAGTCGGGGCAGTTCATCAACCTGTCTTCCATTGGCGGGCACGCGGTGAGCCCGACGGCGGCGGTATACTGCGCCACGAAGTTCGCGGTGATGGCCATCTCCGAAGGGCTGCGTCAGGAGGTGGGCGCGGACATCCGGGTGACGGTGATTTCGCCCGGAGTCACCCAGTCGGAGCTGGCGGACACCATCAGCGACCCGGCGTCGCGCGAGTACATGCGCGAGTTCCGCAAGGACGCCATTCCGGCGGACGCCATTGCCCGCGCCATCCGCTACGCCATCAGCCAGCCCGCGGACGTGGACGTGAGTGAGATCATCATCCGCCCCACGTCGAGTCCGTACTGA
- a CDS encoding DUF1338 domain-containing protein, with product MTTSASDASRLLDLLWERYASEVPFARTFVTLSGGHFRNDHVAFRTLARPEGGIALFSRVFERFGWKPAGAYTFPDAHLSAIYLSHPDGLPRVFLSELKQEELSPRARELLAALPVDPPPPEDVEALAAWFTAPPPPDEAALLELEKETQYGAWLLAFGRKVNHFTGAVDDVEAWQRRMREAGVPMKADIEGAPGTSLRQTATHAAPLPLTLRGGGTRAWPYAYFEIAQRSGGFDGFLGPQARALFDMTKRD from the coding sequence ATGACGACCTCCGCCTCCGACGCCTCGCGGCTCTTGGACCTGCTGTGGGAGCGCTATGCCTCCGAAGTCCCCTTCGCGCGCACGTTCGTGACGCTGTCCGGGGGACACTTCCGCAACGACCACGTCGCGTTCCGCACCCTCGCGCGGCCAGAGGGGGGCATTGCCCTCTTCTCCCGCGTGTTCGAGCGGTTCGGGTGGAAGCCGGCCGGCGCGTACACGTTCCCGGATGCGCACCTGTCCGCCATCTACCTGTCGCATCCGGACGGCCTGCCGCGCGTCTTCCTGTCCGAGCTGAAGCAGGAGGAGCTGTCGCCACGCGCCCGCGAGCTGCTCGCCGCGCTGCCGGTGGATCCGCCGCCACCGGAGGACGTGGAGGCGCTCGCGGCGTGGTTCACGGCGCCGCCGCCTCCGGACGAGGCCGCGCTGCTGGAGCTGGAGAAGGAGACGCAGTACGGCGCGTGGCTGCTGGCCTTCGGCCGCAAGGTGAATCACTTCACCGGCGCGGTGGACGACGTGGAGGCGTGGCAGCGGCGCATGCGCGAAGCGGGCGTGCCCATGAAGGCGGACATCGAGGGCGCGCCCGGCACTTCGCTGCGGCAGACGGCCACGCACGCGGCCCCGCTGCCCCTGACGCTCCGGGGGGGTGGCACGCGCGCATGGCCGTATGCGTACTTTGAAATCGCCCAGCGCTCGGGAGGGTTCGACGGGTTCCTGGGGCCGCAGGCCCGCGCGCTGTTCGACATGACGAAGCGGGACTGA
- a CDS encoding DUF938 domain-containing protein, producing the protein MKRHAPATERNREPLLSVLREVLPVEGTLLEVASGTGQHAAFFAKAFPGLTWQPTDGDPAALESIDAWRMEDGLANVLPARLLDASSDAWPVEHADAMLCVNMIHIAPWAACQGLMRGAARVLRPGGRLVLYGPYFVEGKETAPSNLAFDESLRARDPSWGVRELGVVTAEAARHGLQRERVVEMPSHNLTVVFRR; encoded by the coding sequence ATGAAGCGTCACGCTCCGGCCACCGAACGCAACCGCGAACCGCTGCTCTCCGTCCTCCGGGAGGTGCTGCCCGTGGAGGGGACGTTGCTGGAGGTGGCGAGTGGCACCGGCCAGCACGCGGCCTTCTTCGCGAAGGCGTTCCCGGGCCTGACCTGGCAGCCGACGGACGGCGACCCGGCGGCGCTGGAGAGCATCGACGCGTGGCGCATGGAGGACGGGCTGGCCAACGTCCTGCCCGCGCGCTTGCTGGACGCGAGCTCGGACGCATGGCCGGTGGAGCACGCGGACGCCATGCTCTGCGTGAACATGATCCACATCGCGCCGTGGGCGGCCTGCCAGGGATTGATGCGGGGCGCGGCGCGGGTGCTGCGTCCGGGCGGACGGCTGGTGCTCTACGGCCCCTACTTCGTGGAGGGGAAGGAGACCGCGCCGAGCAACCTCGCCTTCGACGAGTCGCTCCGCGCACGCGACCCGTCCTGGGGCGTGCGCGAGCTGGGCGTGGTGACCGCCGAGGCTGCGCGCCACGGGCTCCAGCGCGAGCGCGTGGTGGAGATGCCGAGCCACAACCTCACGGTGGTGTTCCGCCGGTAG
- a CDS encoding AraC family transcriptional regulator → MPTDLSPHLSELATLLERHTPADGIHATAIPRMVLIRASQPSTPLHALQEPALCIVARGRKQVLLGDELYVYGPDQCLVASVDLPVTGQVVEASPDAPYLCFRLDLEPGQLGSLMMEAALEAPGPTDMVRGLALGPVGAPLLDATARLVRLLDTPRDIPVLAPLVIREILYRLLSGENSERLRRIAVADSRRESVTRAIHWLKEHYAAPLRIERLARAVHMSPSALHHHFKSVTAMSPLQYQKQLRLQEARRLMLAQAMDAAMAGHSVGYESPSQFSREYSRMFGAPPSRDIARLRESLASAPAAAR, encoded by the coding sequence ATGCCGACCGACCTGAGCCCGCACCTGTCCGAGCTGGCGACCCTCCTGGAGCGCCACACGCCCGCGGACGGCATCCATGCCACCGCCATCCCCCGCATGGTGCTCATCCGCGCCTCCCAGCCCTCCACGCCCCTGCATGCGCTGCAAGAGCCGGCGCTGTGCATCGTGGCGCGGGGCCGCAAGCAGGTGCTCCTGGGCGACGAGCTGTATGTCTATGGCCCGGACCAGTGCCTCGTCGCGTCCGTGGACCTGCCCGTCACGGGACAGGTGGTGGAGGCCTCGCCCGACGCGCCCTACCTCTGCTTCCGGTTGGACCTGGAGCCGGGGCAGCTGGGCAGCCTGATGATGGAGGCGGCGCTGGAGGCCCCCGGCCCCACGGACATGGTCCGGGGCCTGGCGCTCGGGCCCGTGGGGGCGCCGCTGCTGGATGCGACGGCGCGGCTGGTGCGGCTGTTGGACACGCCGCGCGACATCCCCGTGCTCGCGCCGCTCGTCATCCGCGAGATCCTCTACCGCCTGCTGTCCGGCGAGAACTCCGAACGGCTGCGGCGCATCGCCGTGGCGGACAGCCGCCGCGAGTCCGTCACCCGCGCCATCCACTGGCTCAAGGAACACTACGCCGCGCCGCTGCGCATCGAGCGGCTGGCGCGCGCCGTCCACATGAGCCCGTCCGCGCTCCACCACCACTTCAAGTCCGTCACCGCGATGAGCCCGCTGCAGTACCAGAAGCAGCTGCGGCTCCAGGAGGCCCGCCGCCTGATGCTGGCGCAGGCCATGGACGCGGCCATGGCCGGCCACTCCGTGGGCTACGAGAGCCCGTCCCAGTTCAGCCGCGAGTACAGCAGGATGTTCGGTGCACCACCTTCGCGTGACATCGCGAGGCTGAGGGAGTCCCTCGCCTCCGCCCCGGCCGCGGCGCGCTAG
- a CDS encoding ferritin-like domain-containing protein, with protein MSSVEGGDWGLKHVAAQLTAEELEQVAREEPLRDSALPPSGSAVRFLRVHLMRIAGHLGELHLPDFQEVVGHALQAVEGPAPLLFVAQLRERLAFERTSSRLYAGLLVKTHALGSYPGGPTPERLVELHNQELDHLNLIRECIYRLGVDAPQLTAHGDSADPRPHGLLRAVDDPCATLPDALRAVLISEILNNAGWAMLVDLAQELGPPDLAGAFREVLREETLHLEEVTTWVANLPDSMRFTDARASAS; from the coding sequence ATGTCATCTGTCGAAGGCGGAGACTGGGGACTGAAGCACGTGGCGGCACAGCTCACCGCCGAGGAGCTGGAGCAGGTGGCCCGCGAGGAGCCGCTCCGGGACTCCGCCCTGCCCCCTTCGGGCAGCGCCGTGCGGTTCCTGCGGGTGCACCTCATGCGCATCGCGGGACACCTGGGCGAGCTGCACCTGCCGGACTTCCAAGAGGTGGTGGGCCACGCGCTCCAGGCCGTGGAGGGCCCCGCGCCCCTGCTCTTCGTCGCCCAGCTGCGGGAGCGGCTCGCCTTCGAGCGGACCAGCTCGCGGCTCTACGCGGGCCTGCTGGTGAAGACGCATGCCCTGGGCAGCTACCCGGGAGGCCCCACGCCGGAGCGGCTGGTGGAGCTGCACAACCAGGAGCTGGATCACCTGAACCTCATCCGCGAGTGCATCTACCGGCTCGGCGTGGACGCGCCCCAGCTGACGGCGCACGGGGACAGCGCGGATCCGCGCCCGCATGGGCTGCTGCGGGCCGTGGACGACCCGTGCGCCACGCTCCCGGACGCGCTGCGCGCGGTCCTCATCTCCGAAATCCTCAACAACGCCGGCTGGGCGATGCTCGTGGACCTGGCCCAGGAGCTGGGACCGCCCGACCTGGCGGGCGCCTTCCGCGAAGTCCTCCGCGAGGAGACGCTCCACCTGGAAGAGGTCACCACCTGGGTCGCCAACCTGCCGGACAGCATGCGCTTCACCGACGCGCGGGCCTCCGCCAGCTGA